The Streptomyces sp. NBC_00102 genome segment ACCCTGACGACCACCCGGAAGCCACCACGCTCACCCTCGCCCACTGGGCCTACGCCGGCCACGGCCACACCCCCGGCGAATCCTGGCTCGCCGCCAACATCCACCGCGACATCCAACACAACCGCGACACCGCCCGCGAACACCGCGCCGAACTCGAAGCCCTGGAAGGGGAGGAACACTGATGACCACCGTCGTGATCCAGCGGAAGTGGCACACCACCGCCGAGGTGGCCGAGATGCTCGGCTTCGGCATTTCCAAGACGAAGATGCTGGTACTCACCGGGGAGATCCGCTCCGTGAAGATCGGTCGTAACCGTCGCATCCTCCCGGCCTGGGTGGACGAGTACGTCCAGCGCGTCACCGCCGACGCCGAGGGGTGGGCGGCATGACCGGCAAGCGTGGCAACGGGGAAGGTTCCATCTACCCGTACAAGAACGGCTTCGCGGCATACGTCTGGGTCACCAAGCCGGACGGGAAGCGGGCCCGGAAGTACGCCTACGGCAAGACCCGCGACGAGGTCCACGACAAGTGGCTGAACCTCCACGCGGAGGCGAAGAAGGGACCGGTGGCCACCCGGCACCGCACCCTCGCGGCCTTCCTCGCGTACTGGCTCGACTCGATCGTGAAGCCCAACCTGGCCCCGCTGACATACGTCTCGTACGAGGGGTACGTGCGGCTCTACATCACCCCGCAGCTCGGCGCGAAGCGGCTGGACAAACTGACCGTTCGGGACGTGCGCGAATGGCTCACCAAGCTGGCGACGCTCTGCCAGTGCTGTGCCCAGGGCAAGGACGCAAAGCGAGACCTGGCTCGTCGTAAGTGCTGCGCGGTCGGGGACTGCTGCGAGTCCTACCCGTCCCGCCGGGTGGTCCAGGGGTCCCGGGATGCCCTGCGGGCAGCGCTGAGCCACGCGGTCATGGAAGAGGAGATCAGCAAGAACGTGGCCTCGCTCGTGAAGGTGCCGAAGCCTCGCCGCCGGCGGATCAAGCCGTGGTCCGCCGCCGAGGCCAGTCTCTTCCTGGCTGATGCTGCGGCGCGGGATGACCACCTCTTCGCGGCGTGGGTACTCGTGCTGACGCTCGGGCTGCGGCGCGGGGAGGTGTTGGGGCTGACGTGGAAGTCGATCGACTTCGAGGCCGGCGAGCTGTACGTGGACCACCAGATCCAGCGGGCCGGGCGCCAGATCCTTCACCGCGAGACCAAAACCGAGGACTCCGACGACTTCCTGCCCCTGCCGGCCGTCTGCCTCAAGGCCCTGCGGATGCGCCGCGCTCAGCAGCTTGGCGACCGGAAAGCCGCAGGGGAGCTGTGGCAGGGCTCTCACGACCTCGTCTTCACAACGAAGTACGGCACCCCGATCGAGCCGGGGAACCTCACCCGGATGTTCGCTCTGCGATCCCGTCGCGCGGGCCTGCGGGTCATCCCGCTCCGGAACACCCGGCACACCACCGGCTCGCTCCTGGTCGTCCTCAAGGTGCACCCGAAGATCGCTCAGCGCATCCTGCGGCACTCGCAGATCGCCATGACGATGGATGTCTATGCGGATGCGGGCGAGGAAGAGGTGCGCGAGGCGATCGGCAAGCTGTCCGACGCGATGGGCGGTACCGGCTGACGCGGTTGCTGTACTTCGCTGCTGTACGGACAACGCGAGAGGCCCTCAGGATTTCTCCTGAGGGCCTCTGGCCTGTTGTGCACTCGGCAGGATTCGAACCTGCAACCTTCTGATCCGTAGTCAGATGCTCTATCCGTTAAGCTACGAGTGCTTGGCGTTCCGGTTTTTTTCTTCCCGGTCGGCGTTGCGAGAACAACATTACATGAACCGCGCCGGGACGCGAAATCCATTGCCCTCACCCTCTCTGACCTGCGGAAACGCCCCCAGAGGGTGAATCTCGACCAAGCAGGGGCGCGCTGCCGCCCTCACCCTTCCGGCGCTTCGGTGCGCGAAAACCGTCCGAACGGGCCCCCGCGGCGGGGGACCGGCGCATCCCGGACCCGGCCGGGCACGATCACGACCGGGAACGACCGGAGCCCTGGCCCGGCACACGGCGACCGGGAACGGGCGCGGCCACGATCCGCACCGCCCCGCCCGCGTCGGCCCGCCGGAACCCGCCGGCCCACCGACCGACCCCGGGAACGGCCGAAGCCCCGTGCCAGGGGCACGGGGCTTCGGATGGGGCGGAGGCGGAGGGATTTGAACCCTCGATGGGTTTTAAAACCCAAACCGCATTAGCAGTGCGGCGCCATAGACCGGACTAGGCGACGCCTCCAGCACACCTCGCGCAAGCGCGAGTGGTGCGTGCAGATGATGACACAGACGGGTGCGGTGTCACCAATCGCGGCCCACGGTACTAGGCAGGTGGGCGCCAGGGCAAAGGACATTCGCCCTCGATTCGGGGAAGATCCGGCGCGCCCGCGCCCTGGGGCCGGACCTCTCCGCCGGCCGGACCCGTCCGTACGCCCGACGTGCGTTTCGGCTTGCTCCGTGCGGCCCCTTCGGATCGCGCATCGTCGGGGCGGGAGGGACGTTAGGGACACCAGGATGGGCCGACGTGATCCAGGGACACGAGATGGGTCAGCCGCTGCCCGCCGTCGAAACCGTGCCCGTGCCCCAGGACCAGGAGTCCCGCAATGCTGCGCCGTCTCGCCCTCACCGCCCTCGTCTCGATCGCCGCGCTGTCCACCGCCGCCCCCCTCGCCTCGGCCGTGGGGCCGCTGCCCGTGCCCATCGAGGGGACGGGGCCCCTCCCGGTGTCCGAGCAGTCCGGGCCCGTCGTCTCCTCCGGGCCCGCGGGCTCCCCGTACAGCGGGATGCTCCGCCCCGCGCGCAAGGGCGCCGGTCCGGCCGAGGCTCGTGGCCCCCGTGACACGAACGCCCCCGCCCTCCCGGGCCGCAGCAACGCCGACGGACCGGGGGACACCACCGGCTTCACCACGCTCCCGGCGCCCGTCACCCTTCCCGCACCCACCACCGGCGCCGAGGCCGACACGACCACGCGGCTGACGGTGACCGTGCAGGGCTCCGGGAACACGGACTCCGGCACGTCCGCCGCCCCCGCCTCCGGCAAGACCGCCGCCGACTCCGCCTCTGGCAACCCCGGCTCCGCGAACGCCGTGGGTGACGGTTCGTACGAACTGACCTGCGCACCGGCCGACGGCACCCGGTCGGGCACCCGGGCCGGGGGCGACCACCCGGACGCGCAGCGCGCCTGCGACCGGCTCGCGCAGGCGGAGGCGACCGGGGAGGACCTGTTCCGGCCCGTCGACAAGAACGCGATGTGCACGCAGATGTACGGCGGTCCGGCCACCGCGCGGATCACCGGGACCTGGCGCGGCCGGCCGGTCGACACGACGGTGAACCGCAAGAACGGCTGCGAGATCGCCCGCTGGAACGCCCTGAGCCCGCTGCTCCCTGCCACCGGCGCGTAAACCCGAAAGGAACCGGGGCAAATGACCCGAGAAGGGATCCGGCAGGAGCCGGAGCGGTCCCCAGCACCCGGCCAGTAGGCCGAATGGGGCTTTTCCCGGGCCCTCTCCCGGGCCCCCGGCGTACGGCTCCGTCCAGACCCCCGGAGCCGTACGTACGGGGCGCGTTGGGGCGTTTGAGGGCCTTGGCCGCGCACCGGTTGTACAGAAGCTCGACGAGAGCTCCCCCTCATCCACCGTTCCTGCCCGCTCCGCTGCCCGTAGACTCCTCCCGTGACAGCCTGTGGCCCGAGGGGCAAGATGGGGACCCGGGCCGGCAAGGTGCGGTAAACAGGGAGGAAGCGCGTCGTGAGCAGCAGGCCATCCCGAGGCACTGCTCGCCTCGCAGCCATACTCGACGCCCTCCCTGACGGGCTGCTGCTCGTCAATGCCAACGGCACGGTCGTCAACGCCAACACCATCGCGCTCGAGATGTTCGAGGCGCCCGGTACCGGCCTCGTGGGACGCGGACTCCTCGATCTGCTCGCCGAGTTCGACTCGCGGCTGATCCCCGGGTCGATGCGCCGGCCGGACTCGGCCGACTCCCGGGGCAGGACCAAGCCGACGCGCATGATCGCGCGCCGGACGGACGGCCACGAGTTCCCCGTCGAGGTCACCAGCGCGAGCCTGGACAGCGGACAGGCCGCCTACAACGACTTCCCGACCTCGTCCTTCACCGGTGACGAGCTGCTGATGCTCGTCGTGCGGGACCTCTCCGGCACTGTCGACACCGAGGCCGAGCTGGCCCGTTCGCAGCGGCAGACCGAGATGATCCTGCGGGCCGCCTCCGAGGGCGTGGTCGGTACGGACACGGACGGCAGGGTCGTCCTGGTCAACCCGGCCGCCGCGCAGATCCTGGGCTTCCGCGCCAGCGACCTGGGCGGCAAGGAGCTGCACCCGCTGATCCTGCACTCACGCGCGGAGGGCGAGCCGTTCCCGTACGAGGAGTCGCCGCTCGCCGACACCCTGCGCTCCGGGCGCAAGCACCGGGTGCGCGGGCAGGTGCTCTGGTCCAAGAGCGGTGTGCGGGTCCCGGTGGACCTGACGACCGCTCCGGTCCGGGACGGCGACCAGCTGGTCGGCGCGGTGATGACCTTCACCGACCGCAGGCCGTACGAGGAGCAGACCGAACAGCACACGACCGAGGTCGCCGAGCTGACGGAGAAGCACGCCGCCGAGATCGCCGCGTTGACGGAGAAGCACACCGCACAGATCGCGGAGCTGACCGAGAGCCACACCGCGGAGGTCACCGAACTCACCGAGAGCCACGCCACCGAGGTCACCGGCCTCACCGAAGGCCACGCCTCCGAGATCGCCGACCGCACCGAGCGGTACGCCTCCGAGCTGGAGGAGCAGGCCGACCACATCGCCCTGCTCGGGGCGCAGCACGCGCAGCTGACGGCCGTTCTCGGCGAGTCGCTGCGCGGGCCGCTGGAGGAGCTGCGGGGCGAACTCGCCACCCTCGCCTCCGACCCGGCCGGCCAGCTCTGGCCCGAGGCGAACCAGATCCTGCACCACCTGGCCGCCGGGTACGCCCGGATGACCACGCTGGTCGACAACGTCCTCGGCTACCAGCGCCTGGACTTCGGCACGGAGGCGCTCGACAAGGCTCCGGCGCCGATCGACGCCGTCGTGACGGCGGGCATCGACGGTGCGGTCGAGCTGATCGGCCCGGGGCGCGCGCAGTTCGCGGTGCACGCTCCGCCGATCGAGGCCGAGGTCGACGCCCGCAGGCTGGCGACCGCGCTGGCCCACCTGGTCGCGGACGTGGCCGGGATCGACTCCACCGGCAAGACCCGGATCGCTTCCGGCGGCGGCTACCTCGACTCGACCGTCGTGGTGGCCGCGGCGCAGCGCGGGGACGTCGTACGGATCGAGGTGCGCGGCCCGTTCGCCGGTGGCGACCCGGTGCACACGCCTATCGTGCGCGGGATCGTGCGGGCGCACGGCGGGGTGCTCCAGACCCATGAGATGCCCGGCATGGCGGGCAGCGCGTACGTGCTCGAGGTACCGCTGGGCGCGGGCTCCGGCACGATCCAGCAGCAGCCCCAGCAGCAGGTCCGGGCCGCCGTACCGGAGCAGGCCGCGCAGCCGCAGCAGGAGGTCGCGGCCTTCGAGGCCGTCGGCGCCCCCGCCGTGGTCAGCGGTGGCCGGCGCAGGGCCCGCAGGTCGTCGACGGACGCGTTCCTCGAGAGCGCGACGAGCCCGGAGGGACCGGAGAGCCTCGCGGGTGCCGAGGGCGCGGTGCCGGCGGGGACGTCCGGCGCGGGCGTCCCGGTGGACCCGTCCGACGGGGCCGGCGCGACCGGACGGCGTCGGGCGCGGCGCGGGCCGGCGGCGGTGGAGGAGGAGCAGGTGCCCGAGGCGCGGGCGCCGCAGGCGAGCGAGGGTTCCGGCCGCAGGCGCGGCCGTCCCAGCCCGGCGGAGACCGCTCCGGTCCCGGCGCAGGCAGGTCCGGCTCAGCAGCCCGTACCCGCATCGCAGCCCGTACCGGCTCCGCAGTCCGTACCCGTCCCCGCGCAGGGCGGTCCTCAGCAGCTCCCGGCCGCGCAGGCGCGTCCGCGCGGTGCCGGGCAGGCTCTGGCGCTCCCGGCGGCCGGTCACGCCGCCTCGGAGGGTTCCGTCGTGACGGCGGCCGAGGGTGCCCTGGGCGCGGGCCGTCCGCAGCGCGGGCAGACCGTGCCCCCGCAGGGCGTTCCGGCGGGCCCGCAGCAACCGGGCGCACAGGCGACGGGCCCGCAGGTTCCGGGGCAGCAGGTTCCGGGGCAGCAGGGGCAGCCGGTGCGGCCGGAGGGCGCGGGCCGTCCGGCGCTGCCGGTGCGGTCGCCCGTGGTGCACGACGAGGGCGCTCCGCAGCCCGAGGCGCTCGCGCCGGAACTCCAGCCCGCGGGCCGTCGCGCCCGGCGTGCGCTGGCCGCCGCGCAGGAGCGGCTGGCCGCGGAGAACGCGGGCCCGCGCACCCCGTTCGCGCTGGGGCCCGCCGACGCGGACCGGCCCGAGCCCGAGCCCGGGGCCGTGGCGGACCGGCACGACGCCACCGCCATGGGTCCGGACGAGGACCACACGCCTCCGCAGCCGCACCCCGTGTCCGCCGCCCCGTCCGGCCGCCGCCGGGCCCGTCCCGCCGAGGCGGCGGGTTCGCCGGAGAGCTGGTCGCGGGTCGACTCGACCGGCCGCGCCGGGGCCCCCGGCGCCGAGGACGACGAGGACCTCGCGGACGAGGCGCCGCAGCCCGCGCTCGCGTACGCCGCGCGTGTCCGGGACGGAGCCGGTGCGAGTGACGGCCCCGCGCACCCGGCCGGGGCTCCCGCGGTGCCGCTGCCGCCCGCCGCCGTAGCGCCCGTACCGCCCGCGGCACCGCAGGCAGCCGCGCGGCCCGCCGGGCCCGGGGCGGTGGCCGGCGACGCCGGGCCCACCGCACACGCGACCGGCAGCACCCCGGTGCCGCCCGCCGCGGTGCCCGCGGCCCGCAGGCAGCCGCTGCCCGCCGAGCTGCCGATGCCCGGTGGCTCGGACACCCAGGGGCGGGCCTTCAGCGTGCGGACGCTCGGTCAGGGCGTACCGCTCGTGCAGCACCTGGGCCACCAGCAGAACCAGACGCTCGGCGCGGCCGGCCGGCGCCGCAAGCTGTCCGCGCCCCCCGGGGCCGAGGCTCCGGCGCCCGCCGCCGCCCCGCAGGGCCTTCCGCAGGCTCCGGCCGCGCAGCCCGTTCGGCCCGGCCCCGGTGCGACGGCCTCGGCCACCGGGCAGCTCATGGCGCCGGTCCCCGAAGGGCGTTCGTACGCCATAGGAGCACCCGACGAGGGTGCCGAGGGTCCCGAGCCGCTGGACGGTCCGGGCGGTGCGGTCGAGATCGCCAACCGTCCGCAGCCGGTGCCGGTCGACGACGAGCTGCCCCCGGAGCCGCTGGACAACCCGCGGCGGCTGCTGGTCTGGCCCGCGCCCGACGTGTCGACGCAGGCGGCGCTCAGCGACCGGGGTTACCGGCCGGTGATCGTGCACTCCCGCGAGGAGGTGGACGCGCAGATCGCCGCGTTCCCCGCCGCGCTCTTCGTGGACCCGCTGACCGGGCCCATCACGCGTACCGCCCTCCAGTCGCTGCGTCAGGCGGCGGTGGCGGCCGAGGTGCCGGTGCTGGTCACGGCGGGTCTGGGGCAGGCGAGCCGGGACACCGCGTACGGCGCCGACCCGGCTGTCCTCCTCAAGGCACTCGCCCCGCGCGACAGCGAGCAGCACCCGCCCCGGGTCCTCGTCATCGAGGAGCGCGAGGAGATCGCGACGGCGCTCGCGCAGACCCTGGAGCGGCGGGGGATGCAGACCCTCCGGGCGTCCACCGACAGCGAGGCGGTCGACCTGGCCGCGCGGATGCGGCCGAACCTGGTGGTGATGGACCTGATGCAGGTACGTCGCCGGCGGGCCGGGATCATCGACTGGCTGCGGGCCAACGGGCGCCTGAACCGCACCCCGCTGGTCGTCTACACCTCGGCCGGACTGGACGGGCCCGAGCTGGAGCTGCTGGGCTCCGGCGAGACCGCGCTCTTCCTGGCCGAACGCTCCACCAGCGACGAGGTGCAGTCCCGGATCGTCGATCTGCTGGCGAAGATAGGGACCAACTGAGTCCGGGCACGGAGTGAAGGGCGGTACGGATCTCCGTACCGCCCTTCATCGTGAGCCCCGCAGGCGGCGCACGTCGGGTCAGAGGACCGTGACGTCCAGTTCGCCGTCCGCGTGCTGCTTACGGATCACCTTCTTGTCGAACTTCCCGACGCTCGTCTTCGGTACCGCCGTGATGGCCGTCCACCGTTCCGGGAGCTGCCACTTGGCGACGCCGGATTCGGCGAGGAACGCCTTGAGGCTCTCGAAGCCGACGGTGGCGCCGTCCTTGAGGACGACCGTGGCCAGCGGGCGCTCGCCCCACCGGTCGTCGGGCACGGCGACGACGGCGGCCTCGGCCACGTCCGGGTGGGCCATGATCGCGTTCTCCAGTTCCACGCTGGAGATCCACTCGCCGCCGGACTTGATGACGTCCTTGGCGCGGTCGGTGAGGGTGAGGAAGCCGTCCGCGCTGATCACACCGACGTCGCCGGTCTTCAGCCAGCCGTCCTCGCTGAACTTGTCCTCGGGGCGCAGATGTTCGCCGTCCGCACCGCCGTAGTAGGCGCCGGCGATCCAGGGGCCGCGTACCTCCAGCTCACCGGCCGACTCGTTGTCCCAGGGCAGGTGTTCGCCGCCCGGGCCGACCAGCCGTCCCTCGACACCGGCCGGGAAGCGGCCCTGGGTGACGCGGTACGGCCACTCCTCCTCGGCGCTCAGCCCGGCGGGCGGGTGGGCCATGGTGCCGAGCGGTGAGGTCTCCGTCATGCCCCAGGCGTGGCAGAGCCGGACGCCCAGCTTGTCGTACGCCTCCATCAGCGAGGGCGGACAGGCGGCACCGCCGATGGTCACCCGGGCCATCGAGGTGAGGTCGCGCGGCCGCGCGGTGACCTCCGCGAGCAGGCCCTGCCAGATGGTGGGGACGGCCGCCGCGTGGGTCGGGCGCACCTGCTCGATCATGTCGGCGAGCGGTGCGGGCTGGAGGAAGCGGTCCGGCATCAGCATGTTCACACCGGACATGAAGGCCGCATGGGGCAAACCCCACGAGTTCACATGGAATTGGGGCACCACGACCAGAGTGGTGTCGGCGTCCGTCAGCCCCATCGACTCGGTCGCGTTGACCTGCATCGAGTGCAGGTAGATCGAGCGGTGCGAGTACACGACACCCTTGGGCTCACCGGTGGTGCCGGAGGTGTAGCACATGGCGGCGGCCTGGCGTTCGTCGATCTCGGGCCAGTCGAAGGTGGCCGGACGGCCGGCGATGAGCTCCTCGTAGTCGTGCACGCGCGGTGCGGCCCCGTCGAGCAGGGACAGGTCGCCGGGCCCGGCGACGACCACGTGTTCCACGGACGGCAGCCGGGGCAGCAGCGGCGCGAGGAGCGGCAGCACCGAGCCGTTGACGATCACCACCTTGTCGTCCGCGTGGTTGACGACCCAGACGAGCTGGTCGGCGGGGAGCCGCAGATTGAGGGTGTGGAGCACGGCACCCATGGCCGGAATGGCCAGGTATGCCTCGATGTGCTCGGAGTTGTTCCACATGAGGGTGGCCACGCGCTGGTCGCCGTCGATGCCCAGCTCGTCACGGAGGGCGTTGGCCAGGCCGATCGCGCGGGCGCCGATCTCCGCGAAACTGCGGCGGTGCGGCTCGGGTTCGCCGGTCCAGGTCGTGACCTGAGACTTCCCGTGGATCGTCATCCCATGGGTCAGGATGCGGGTGACAGTCAGCGGTACGTCCTGCATGGTGCTCAGCACGGCGTCCTCCCGGAGGCGCTACGCGGCAGTAGGGTTCCGCTGATTCTGCGCACATACCGCGCGGTATGTCACTACTCCCGGCCCTCCCAATCGGAACGCGCCACCGGCGGACCGCCGGTGGCGGGAGCGCACCACCGGTGCCGTGATCAGTGCGCGGGAGTCAGCTCCGGGTCCTCACGGAGCTTGCGCAGCGCCCGGGAGACGGCGCTCTTCACCGTGCCGACGGACACCCCGAGCACCTCGGCGGTCTGCACCTCGCTGAGGTCCTCGTAGTACCGCAGCACGACCATGGCCCGCTGGCGGTCGGGCAGTCTGAGGACGGCCCGCCACATCGCGTCGTGGAGCGACTGGTGTTCGGCGGGATCGGGGGCCGGAGCGGTCTCCGGCTCGGGCAGGTCGTCACAGGCGTACTCGTCGACCTTGCGTTTGCGCCACTGCGAGGTACGCGTGTTCACCAGGGCGCGACGGACGTACCCGTCCAGGGCCCCGTGGTCCTCGATCCGTTCCCAGGCCGCATAGGTCTTGGTCAGGGCGGTCTGGAGCAGGTCCTCGGCATCGCTCGGGTTCGCGGTGAGCGAGCGCGCGGTGCGCAGCAGCACGGGCCCGCGCGCCCGGACGTACGAGGAGAACGACGGGTAGGGCGGGGTGTGCCCGGCGGCGGCAGCGGGGTGCCTGAGGGCGCCCGTACAGACTGGCGTGGTCATCTCTCCAACCTAGGAGCGCGGGCCGGACGACGGATCGGCCCCAGGTCCCGATGGCGCGTCCGCCTCAGGGTGTAGGCGCCGGGAGGCGTCCACCTCCTGGGGGTGGAGGACGCGGCGGGCCGGGGTCGGGGTCCGCTTCACCGGACGGGCGGGCCCGGAGGCACCGAGAACGCGAACGGCCCGCGCGGGGCACCGGAGTGCTCGCGCGGGCCGGCCCGATCCAGACGAAAGGCCCCGGGAGACCCCTCACGGGTGGCGGGGCCGCCCCTCGGGCCTGGGATCCGAAGTCCTCGGCCCCGGCGTCCTCAGCCGAGCCGCAGGCTCTCCGGCGGGCCGAGGTAGACCGGCCGCAGGCCGCCGGTGTCGACCACCAGCTTCTGGAGCACCACCGTCGGGTCGATCATCCAGAACTTCAGCGTGTGCTGCCCCTGCCGGGTGATGACGTGGCGGGTGGCGGTGCGGTTGACGTTGTCGGAAGTGCCGCGCGCCCACTGCGGGTTCATGGTGCCGTCGTCGCCGCCGGTGACCGCCGTGACGTTCACCGTGGTCGGTACTTCCTCGTCGAAGGAGACCGCGTACTTCAGGCCGTCGCCCGAGAGCGGGTTGTTCCTCGGGGAGAGGTAGGCCCAGACCGTGACCGGTCCGGTGGTGAAGAGGCTCAGCGTGTACTCCAGCCGGGGCCCGCGGCCCGCCGACTGCCGGGCCGCCGTCACCGGGAAGGGCTCCATGCCGCCCGCCGTGCGGCCCACGTCGGGCAGGTGGCGCCAGTCCACCGAACCGCTGCCGAGCGCGCGGCTGTAGTGCTCGGCCTCCATCGACACGTATCCGCCGGCCTCCACGAACCCCTTGAGGCCCGACTTCGGCGTCTTGGGACGGTCGACCACGGCGGTCACGACGACGCTCGCCCCGCCGGGGCCGCTCACCGTCACCGGTATCCGGCTGACGCCCTGCGGCGCCCGCTTCCAGTCGACCCGCAGGGTGACCCGGGTCTGAGTGGTGACCCGCCCGCGCGGCCGGTCCACCACCAGCCAGGACTCACCCGTGGTGATCCGGTATTCGAAGGACTCCTGACCCCGGTTGAACACGTCGAGGTACGGGTCGGGGCCGTTGGCGTACGGGGAGAACACGGGCAGCTCCGCCCCGCCCGCGCCGCCGCCCGGCCACCAGTCCTCGCTGCCCTCGACGGCCACGCCCATCTCGGCCGCCCGGGGCAGCTCGATGCGCTTGAGCGCCGGGTAGATCTCGTCGGTGAGCGCCACGTTGTTCAGCTCGGGCTGCTGCCAGGGGGCGTTGGGGCCGTACCGGTCGACGTCTCCGTATCCGATGTGCGGCTGGTTCTGGAAACCCTCCCACTTGCCTTCCGCCACCTGGGTGTTGAACCTCTTCGACAGGGCGAAGTCGTCCGCCAGGTGGGCCTCGGCCCTGGTGGCCAGCTCGTTGGTCAGGGCTCGGCCCTGGTCCGCGTAGAAGAGGTTGGTGAACTGCGCCTCACGCAGCTCGTAGACGTTCGCGGTGGCCTCGACCTCGTACCCGACGAGCTCGAACCAGGCGTCCTGCGAGGAGGTGGGCAGGCGCTCGCCGACCTCGCGGGACTTCGCCGCGAGGGCCCGCCAGCGGTCGGTGACCCACTCCAGCTCGCGGTGGTCGACCAGGCTGAACGGGGTCGCCCGGTCGTCGTAGACGATCGCCGAGGAGTCGGTGGCCGGGTTCTTGGCGGGGTCGAGGGTGATGCGGCGGTTCAGCAGTTCCGGCTTGCGGATCTGCTGGAGGTGCGCGTACTCGGAGAGGACCTCGGCGATCCGCTCGGCCTGCTTCTCGCCGAAGTGGAGCCGTGCGTAGGCGCGTTCCCATTCGGGGATGTCGCCGAGGTCCCAGCGCGCCGGGCTCCAGGCGTACTCCAGGAAGAACTGTGTGGCGAGCTCGTTGCCCTTGAGGTCACCGACGTTGGTGACCCAGAGGTCGTGGTTCCCGTACGTGTAGGACTGGTTGAGCTGGTCCCACATGTTCGGCAGCGACGTGGTGTCCACCCACTTGTAGTTGCGGCCGACGCCCACGTAGTCGAAGTGGTAGTAGAGGCCGTAGCCGCCGGTGCGGTCGTCGGTGGCGAGCTGGGGAAGCTTGCGGACGTTGCCCCAGTTGTCGTCGGTGAGCACCACCGTGACGTCGTCGGGGACGCGCAGCCCCCGGTCCCAGTAGCGCTGCACCTCCTTGTAGAGGGTCCACACCTGCGGGACGGACTTCTCGTCGCCGGTGATGTCGGCGATGATGGCGCGCTGGCTCGCGATGATCTCGCTCATCAGCTCGATCGCGTCGCCGTCGGGCAGGCTGGTGTCGCCGTTGCCGCGCATGCCGAGGGTGACCACGCCCTCGAAGTCCTGCTCCTTCATGCGGCGGATTCCGTCGGCCCAGTACGCCTTGAGCGCTTCGGAGTTGCGCCGGAAGGACCACTCGCCGGTACCGCCGTAGGGGTCGTGGCCGGGTGTGGTGATGTTGCCCGCGGCGTCGCGTACGGCGGCCACCGCGTGCCGGTTCCACTCCTCGATGCCGCGCATCATGGGGGCCTCGTGCGAGGTGCCCATGACGATCCCGTACGCCGTCGCGGTGGCGTGGTTCAGCGGGTCGTCCTCGGCGAAGGCCCGGCCCCAGACCGCCGGCCAGAGGTAGTTGGCCTTGAGGCGGAGCAGCACCTCGAAGATCCGGGCCCAGAAGTCCGCGTTGAGCCCGCCCTCGTAGCCGGGCGCCTTGCCGGGGCCGAAGAACTTGGGCGCCCAGGTGCCGAGCGAGGGGTTCTCGTCGTTGATGAAGATGCCGCGGTACTTCACCGCGGGGGTGCCCTGGGTGTGGCGGCCGGGCCGGACGTGGATCTGGTCGCGGTGGACCGGCACCACGTCGTCCCACCAGTACCAGGGGGAGACCCCGATGCCCCGGGAGACGTCGTACGCGCCGAAGATCGTGCCGCGCTGGTCGCTGCCGGCGATCACGAACGCCCGGTCCACGCCGGGCATCGG includes the following:
- a CDS encoding glycosyl hydrolase 115 family protein, whose amino-acid sequence is MSASGPASRRSVLALGLGLSALASPLLSLGGAAPAVAAPLASGGTQGSGGARGAAGRATDSGAYISFGAVSGGFTLVKAGRAVPLVVSGADHAGVIRAVGDLQSDIERVTGVRPAVVRKAGAGQREIAIVGTIGRSPLIDALVDAGKLDVSGIAGKWETSLQTIVERPMPGVDRAFVIAGSDQRGTIFGAYDVSRGIGVSPWYWWDDVVPVHRDQIHVRPGRHTQGTPAVKYRGIFINDENPSLGTWAPKFFGPGKAPGYEGGLNADFWARIFEVLLRLKANYLWPAVWGRAFAEDDPLNHATATAYGIVMGTSHEAPMMRGIEEWNRHAVAAVRDAAGNITTPGHDPYGGTGEWSFRRNSEALKAYWADGIRRMKEQDFEGVVTLGMRGNGDTSLPDGDAIELMSEIIASQRAIIADITGDEKSVPQVWTLYKEVQRYWDRGLRVPDDVTVVLTDDNWGNVRKLPQLATDDRTGGYGLYYHFDYVGVGRNYKWVDTTSLPNMWDQLNQSYTYGNHDLWVTNVGDLKGNELATQFFLEYAWSPARWDLGDIPEWERAYARLHFGEKQAERIAEVLSEYAHLQQIRKPELLNRRITLDPAKNPATDSSAIVYDDRATPFSLVDHRELEWVTDRWRALAAKSREVGERLPTSSQDAWFELVGYEVEATANVYELREAQFTNLFYADQGRALTNELATRAEAHLADDFALSKRFNTQVAEGKWEGFQNQPHIGYGDVDRYGPNAPWQQPELNNVALTDEIYPALKRIELPRAAEMGVAVEGSEDWWPGGGAGGAELPVFSPYANGPDPYLDVFNRGQESFEYRITTGESWLVVDRPRGRVTTQTRVTLRVDWKRAPQGVSRIPVTVSGPGGASVVVTAVVDRPKTPKSGLKGFVEAGGYVSMEAEHYSRALGSGSVDWRHLPDVGRTAGGMEPFPVTAARQSAGRGPRLEYTLSLFTTGPVTVWAYLSPRNNPLSGDGLKYAVSFDEEVPTTVNVTAVTGGDDGTMNPQWARGTSDNVNRTATRHVITRQGQHTLKFWMIDPTVVLQKLVVDTGGLRPVYLGPPESLRLG
- a CDS encoding long-chain fatty acid--CoA ligase, with product MLSTMQDVPLTVTRILTHGMTIHGKSQVTTWTGEPEPHRRSFAEIGARAIGLANALRDELGIDGDQRVATLMWNNSEHIEAYLAIPAMGAVLHTLNLRLPADQLVWVVNHADDKVVIVNGSVLPLLAPLLPRLPSVEHVVVAGPGDLSLLDGAAPRVHDYEELIAGRPATFDWPEIDERQAAAMCYTSGTTGEPKGVVYSHRSIYLHSMQVNATESMGLTDADTTLVVVPQFHVNSWGLPHAAFMSGVNMLMPDRFLQPAPLADMIEQVRPTHAAAVPTIWQGLLAEVTARPRDLTSMARVTIGGAACPPSLMEAYDKLGVRLCHAWGMTETSPLGTMAHPPAGLSAEEEWPYRVTQGRFPAGVEGRLVGPGGEHLPWDNESAGELEVRGPWIAGAYYGGADGEHLRPEDKFSEDGWLKTGDVGVISADGFLTLTDRAKDVIKSGGEWISSVELENAIMAHPDVAEAAVVAVPDDRWGERPLATVVLKDGATVGFESLKAFLAESGVAKWQLPERWTAITAVPKTSVGKFDKKVIRKQHADGELDVTVL
- a CDS encoding SigE family RNA polymerase sigma factor, whose amino-acid sequence is MTTPVCTGALRHPAAAAGHTPPYPSFSSYVRARGPVLLRTARSLTANPSDAEDLLQTALTKTYAAWERIEDHGALDGYVRRALVNTRTSQWRKRKVDEYACDDLPEPETAPAPDPAEHQSLHDAMWRAVLRLPDRQRAMVVLRYYEDLSEVQTAEVLGVSVGTVKSAVSRALRKLREDPELTPAH